Proteins encoded by one window of Flagellimonas lutaonensis:
- a CDS encoding zinc-dependent metalloprotease: protein MLQRQLTKMLLLFFLLAAFHPSNAQLFKKKEKNTQKTSDSKSKKDDNIKPYDKVITKDAKSDDGLFTVHTVDDKHYYEIPDSLFNREMLMVSRISKTATGIGFGGGKINTKVLRWQKKPKKVLLRVVSYGNYAADSLPIHEAVVNSNFEPVLFSFDIKAFNKKDSLNPATVIEVDPMFTKDVNALGMPDRFRDRYKISRLDGDRSFIESIKSYPLNIEARHVKTYMAKKPPSNQSLGSISVEINNSMILLPEEPMKRRYFDERVGWFARGQVDYGLEAQKSKTVTYLDRWRLEVKDEDIAKFKAGELVEPKKPIVYYIDRATPEKWRPYIKQGIEDWQVAFEAAGFKNAIIAKDPPSPEEDPEWSPEDVRYSVVRYLASPIPNANGPHVSDPRSGEILESDINWYHNVMTLLRNWFFVQTAAINKEARGTEFKDEIMGRLIRFVSAHEVGHTLGLPHNMGSSVAYPVDSLRSVTFTKKYGTAPSIMDYARFNYVAQPEDGDVALMPNIGVYDKYAIRWGYRPILDVSAEDEKPILNQWILEHADDPMYRFGHQQVGDVVDPSSQTEDLGDDAVKASEYGIANLKRIMPNLMEWTTEEGKNYDDLETMYGQVVNQFRRYMGHVSNNIGGVYEYHKTADQEGAVYTHVPKQRQQNSLAFLQDQLFATPEWLIDQNIFNKVQYSGSVERIRALQVRTLDNLLHLGKMARMIENEAANGDEAYKLVDMMRDLRRGLWSETRSGKKIDTYRRNLQKAHIDRLAYLMTAENQNKKPAFGGYQKSTVVNTSQSDIRSVARAELNNLKRDIRGGLSRISDTMSRYHLQDALERIDVILEAKKS from the coding sequence ATGCTTCAAAGACAGCTTACGAAAATGCTGTTGCTATTTTTTCTGTTGGCAGCTTTTCATCCCTCAAATGCACAACTCTTCAAAAAAAAGGAAAAGAACACCCAAAAGACCTCCGATTCCAAATCAAAGAAAGACGATAATATAAAGCCCTATGACAAGGTAATCACCAAAGATGCTAAGTCAGATGACGGTCTTTTTACCGTTCATACGGTAGATGACAAACATTATTATGAGATACCCGATTCGCTCTTTAATCGAGAGATGTTGATGGTAAGCCGTATCTCAAAGACCGCCACGGGCATCGGCTTCGGGGGCGGTAAGATCAATACCAAAGTGCTTCGTTGGCAGAAAAAACCGAAAAAGGTGCTGCTTCGCGTGGTTTCATATGGCAATTATGCCGCAGACTCGTTGCCCATTCACGAGGCGGTGGTAAACTCGAATTTCGAGCCGGTTCTTTTTTCGTTCGACATCAAGGCCTTTAACAAAAAAGATTCGTTGAACCCGGCCACGGTAATCGAAGTAGATCCCATGTTCACGAAAGATGTTAATGCACTGGGCATGCCCGATCGGTTCAGGGATCGCTATAAGATTAGCCGATTGGATGGCGACCGCAGCTTTATTGAATCCATCAAAAGCTATCCGCTGAACATCGAGGCCCGCCATGTAAAGACCTATATGGCCAAGAAACCGCCCAGTAACCAAAGTTTGGGTTCTATTTCTGTAGAAATCAACAATTCGATGATCTTGCTTCCCGAAGAACCCATGAAACGTCGTTATTTCGATGAGCGCGTTGGGTGGTTTGCGCGCGGACAGGTAGATTATGGCCTTGAGGCCCAAAAAAGCAAAACGGTCACCTATTTGGATAGATGGCGACTTGAGGTCAAAGATGAGGACATTGCCAAGTTCAAAGCCGGTGAATTGGTAGAACCCAAAAAACCGATTGTTTATTATATAGACCGGGCCACACCAGAAAAATGGAGGCCCTATATAAAACAAGGTATCGAAGATTGGCAGGTGGCCTTTGAGGCCGCCGGGTTCAAAAATGCCATTATCGCCAAAGACCCGCCCTCGCCGGAAGAAGACCCAGAGTGGTCGCCAGAAGATGTGCGTTATTCGGTGGTGCGTTATTTGGCCTCACCCATACCCAATGCCAATGGCCCGCACGTAAGCGACCCTCGCAGTGGTGAAATTCTGGAATCGGATATCAACTGGTATCACAATGTCATGACCCTGCTGCGCAACTGGTTCTTTGTGCAGACGGCTGCCATCAACAAAGAGGCACGGGGCACCGAGTTCAAAGATGAGATCATGGGTCGATTGATACGGTTCGTATCGGCTCATGAAGTGGGGCACACATTGGGGCTTCCGCACAACATGGGCAGCAGCGTGGCCTATCCCGTAGATTCGTTGCGTTCCGTTACTTTTACCAAGAAATACGGTACGGCACCCTCCATTATGGACTATGCCCGTTTTAACTATGTGGCGCAACCAGAAGATGGCGATGTGGCCCTGATGCCCAATATAGGGGTCTACGACAAGTATGCCATTCGTTGGGGGTATCGCCCCATCTTGGATGTCTCGGCCGAAGATGAAAAACCCATATTGAACCAATGGATACTCGAACATGCCGATGACCCCATGTACCGTTTTGGCCACCAACAGGTAGGCGATGTGGTAGACCCCAGCTCACAGACCGAAGATTTGGGAGACGATGCGGTAAAGGCAAGCGAATACGGTATCGCCAATCTGAAAAGAATTATGCCCAACCTGATGGAATGGACCACTGAAGAAGGGAAAAACTATGATGACCTTGAGACCATGTACGGGCAGGTCGTCAATCAGTTTAGAAGGTATATGGGGCATGTGTCGAACAATATCGGCGGGGTCTACGAATACCATAAGACCGCCGACCAAGAAGGTGCCGTCTATACCCATGTGCCCAAGCAGCGCCAACAGAACAGTTTGGCCTTTTTACAAGATCAGTTGTTCGCGACACCCGAATGGCTCATCGACCAGAACATCTTCAACAAGGTACAGTATTCTGGCTCTGTGGAACGCATTAGGGCCCTGCAGGTGCGCACTCTAGACAACCTTTTGCATTTGGGCAAGATGGCCCGTATGATCGAAAACGAGGCGGCCAATGGTGACGAAGCCTACAAATTGGTAGATATGATGCGTGACCTTCGCCGTGGGCTTTGGTCTGAAACCCGTTCGGGCAAAAAGATAGACACCTATCGCAGAAACCTTCAAAAGGCACATATCGATCGGCTGGCCTATCTGATGACCGCTGAGAACCAAAATAAGAAACCGGCTTTCGGGGGCTACCAAAAATCAACGGTGGTCAATACCAGCCAGTCAGACATCCGTTCGGTGGCCAGGGCTGAGCTCAACAATTTGAAACGCGATATCAGGGGCGGTCTTTCCCGTATTTCTGATACCATGAGCCGCTACCACTTGCAAGATGCCTTGGAACGAATCGATGTGATATTGGAGGCCAAAAAATCATAG
- a CDS encoding SH3 domain-containing protein, translating into MKTKQMLLSLTTLTICLFMKAQEKYHCNGDDCGFAPGEVVYLFGDDVKLRSQPTTESKVIKILEIGTELTVLEKTENSWPYRGIDSPFYKVDYKGTTGYVLGGLISLEKKELNGSTYLFGYSRSGDLEYLNIRSPKPDGSFTENTLRLAHSGITIQAHGNKGLSGVDGILYINYKAEACGMQGGGIYCFQEGHRLIPVARLTQVSEAGVFYRWETFVFPTDQEGVAGKILFKKEQGENLDDDSKWHKITTETRELVWANGRLVPDYKERPTNAM; encoded by the coding sequence ATGAAAACAAAACAGATGCTTTTAAGCCTTACCACACTAACCATCTGTTTGTTTATGAAGGCCCAAGAAAAGTACCATTGCAATGGTGATGACTGCGGGTTTGCACCCGGCGAGGTGGTCTATCTCTTTGGTGACGATGTAAAGCTGCGCAGTCAGCCCACCACCGAATCTAAGGTCATCAAGATTTTGGAAATCGGCACCGAGTTGACCGTTCTTGAAAAGACCGAAAACTCTTGGCCGTACCGCGGTATCGACTCACCCTTTTATAAGGTTGATTACAAAGGCACCACGGGCTATGTACTTGGTGGGCTCATCTCTTTGGAAAAAAAGGAGCTGAACGGCAGCACCTATCTCTTCGGCTACTCAAGGTCGGGCGATTTAGAGTACCTGAACATTAGAAGTCCCAAGCCTGATGGCAGCTTTACCGAGAATACGCTGCGCTTGGCCCATTCGGGCATTACCATACAGGCCCACGGCAACAAGGGCCTTTCCGGTGTTGACGGCATACTGTACATCAATTACAAAGCTGAGGCCTGCGGCATGCAGGGCGGCGGTATTTACTGCTTTCAAGAGGGTCATCGTTTGATTCCCGTGGCACGGCTGACACAGGTGTCAGAGGCGGGCGTTTTCTATAGATGGGAGACCTTTGTGTTCCCAACGGACCAAGAAGGCGTGGCCGGTAAGATTTTGTTTAAAAAAGAACAGGGCGAAAATCTGGACGATGACAGTAAGTGGCACAAGATTACCACCGAGACCCGTGAACTGGTCTGGGCCAATGGCCGATTGGTACCCGACTATAAAGAACGGCCCACAAATGCAATGTGA
- the lipB gene encoding lipoyl(octanoyl) transferase LipB, whose translation MNKKVRLQDLGYKDYKETWDYQEALFKNIVDLKIENRRQGTQLPTPNHFLFVEHPHVFTLGKSGDISNLLVDEKVLEQKNAKFYKINRGGDITYHGPGQIVGYPILDLDNFFTDIHKYLRFLEEMIILTLAEYGLKGERSDGETGVWLDVGTPFARKICAMGVRASRWVTMHGFAFNINADLGYFDLMIPCGIKDKAVTSLNVELGKQQVDMDEVKQKLLKHFKTLFEAELIEEKIKIS comes from the coding sequence ATGAACAAGAAGGTGCGGCTACAAGATTTGGGCTATAAAGACTACAAGGAAACCTGGGACTACCAGGAAGCCCTTTTTAAGAACATAGTAGACCTGAAGATTGAGAATAGGAGGCAAGGCACCCAACTGCCCACCCCCAATCATTTTCTGTTTGTTGAGCACCCCCATGTATTCACCTTGGGCAAGAGTGGCGATATCAGCAATCTTCTGGTCGATGAAAAAGTGCTCGAACAAAAAAATGCAAAATTCTATAAGATCAATCGGGGGGGCGATATTACCTATCACGGGCCGGGGCAGATCGTGGGGTACCCCATTCTAGACCTTGACAACTTTTTCACCGACATCCACAAGTATCTAAGGTTTTTAGAGGAGATGATCATTCTAACCTTGGCCGAGTACGGACTTAAGGGTGAGCGTTCTGACGGAGAAACCGGGGTCTGGCTGGATGTGGGCACACCCTTTGCCCGAAAAATCTGCGCCATGGGCGTTCGTGCCAGCCGCTGGGTCACCATGCACGGTTTCGCCTTCAACATCAATGCCGATTTGGGCTATTTCGATCTGATGATTCCCTGTGGGATCAAAGATAAAGCGGTTACTTCCCTAAATGTAGAATTGGGTAAACAGCAAGTTGATATGGATGAGGTCAAGCAGAAGCTCCTCAAGCATTTCAAAACACTTTTTGAAGCTGAGTTGATAGAGGAAAAAATCAAGATCAGTTAA
- a CDS encoding VOC family protein: protein MNTLGYFEIQSSNPEREIDFYATVFDWSFDRDESVPIEYYRLIGAGVQGALLKRPVKVPPKEHGTNAFTCSFQVKNFDKTAQTILDKGGQVAMPKFAIPGRCWQGYFLDADQNVFGIFEMDEDAF from the coding sequence ATGAACACTCTTGGTTATTTTGAAATACAGTCTTCCAATCCTGAGCGGGAAATCGACTTCTACGCCACGGTCTTCGATTGGAGTTTTGACAGGGACGAATCCGTACCCATCGAATATTACCGCCTTATTGGTGCCGGCGTGCAGGGCGCCCTATTGAAACGGCCCGTAAAGGTACCTCCGAAAGAACATGGCACCAATGCATTTACCTGCTCGTTTCAAGTAAAAAACTTTGATAAAACGGCCCAGACCATACTGGATAAGGGTGGCCAAGTAGCCATGCCAAAATTTGCCATCCCAGGTCGTTGCTGGCAGGGTTATTTTTTGGATGCCGATCAAAATGTCTTTGGTATTTTTGAAATGGATGAAGATGCCTTCTGA
- a CDS encoding DNA cytosine methyltransferase: MELKEKITVEEVNGKAFKIRMVEASEHGNAALTHYLLNHKNDVASFYKEEALNHLRRALEYKFPEDNITSKAAEEALQYMIFDFQKEIPFPAPTKPKFKFIDLFAGIGGFRLAMQNLGGKCVYTSEWDEQAKKTYQANFGEVPFGDITKEETKRFIPDNFDVLCAGFPCQAFSIAGRRGGFEDTRGTLFFDVAEIIKRKQPKAIFLENVKGLRNHDKGKTLKTILNVLREDLGYYVPEPQILNAKDFGVPQNRERIFIVGFRSDLGIDEFEYPEPTNQTVAFEDVKEEETVSVKYYLSDTYLNTLVKHKQRHESKGNGFGYEIIPDDGIANAVVCGGMGRERNLVYDDRLEDFTPVTHIKGEVNRQGIRKMTPREWARLQGFPDNFLIPVSDASAYKQFGNSVAVPAIQATAKEIIKRLLKHA, from the coding sequence ATGGAATTAAAGGAAAAGATTACGGTAGAAGAAGTGAATGGAAAAGCATTCAAAATTAGAATGGTTGAAGCTTCAGAACACGGTAATGCTGCATTAACCCACTATTTGCTTAATCATAAAAATGACGTTGCTAGCTTCTATAAAGAAGAAGCACTAAACCACCTAAGGAGAGCTCTAGAATACAAGTTTCCAGAAGACAATATCACAAGTAAAGCAGCCGAGGAAGCTTTACAATACATGATTTTTGACTTTCAAAAAGAAATCCCCTTCCCTGCTCCAACAAAACCAAAATTCAAATTCATTGACTTATTCGCAGGAATTGGGGGTTTTCGACTTGCAATGCAAAATCTTGGCGGAAAATGTGTTTACACCAGCGAATGGGATGAACAGGCAAAGAAGACTTATCAAGCCAACTTCGGTGAGGTTCCATTTGGTGACATAACTAAGGAAGAAACTAAAAGATTCATACCCGACAATTTTGATGTTCTATGTGCAGGTTTTCCATGTCAGGCATTTTCAATCGCAGGCAGAAGAGGTGGATTTGAAGACACTAGGGGCACATTGTTCTTTGATGTAGCCGAGATAATTAAAAGAAAACAGCCAAAAGCAATTTTCCTTGAAAATGTCAAAGGGCTTAGAAATCATGACAAGGGCAAAACACTAAAAACGATTCTAAATGTTCTCCGAGAGGACTTAGGCTATTATGTGCCTGAACCTCAAATTCTAAACGCCAAAGACTTTGGTGTTCCTCAAAATCGTGAACGAATATTCATAGTTGGTTTCAGAAGTGACTTAGGAATAGATGAATTTGAGTATCCTGAACCAACCAATCAAACAGTTGCATTTGAAGATGTAAAAGAAGAAGAAACGGTTTCTGTTAAATACTACTTATCGGACACTTACCTAAATACCTTAGTCAAACACAAACAGCGACACGAGAGCAAAGGCAATGGGTTTGGCTACGAAATAATTCCTGACGATGGGATAGCAAATGCCGTTGTATGCGGAGGAATGGGAAGAGAACGAAATCTTGTCTATGATGACCGGCTTGAAGACTTCACTCCTGTGACTCATATCAAAGGTGAGGTGAACAGACAAGGAATCAGGAAAATGACGCCAAGAGAATGGGCAAGACTCCAAGGCTTTCCTGACAACTTTCTGATTCCAGTTTCTGATGCTTCTGCCTATAAGCAATTTGGAAATTCAGTTGCAGTTCCAGCCATTCAGGCAACTGCAAAAGAAATAATTAAACGATTGTTGAAACATGCTTAA
- a CDS encoding SLC13 family permease produces MELSKKLGLILGPIFFLACTFLPIELVSQKGDAVIAVALWMLIWWITEAVSISVTALLPLLLFPMLKILPIAEVGANYGSPIIFLFFGGFVLALALEKVNLHRRIALNIIRLTGTTPNKVVLGFMIATAALSMWISNTASTVVMLPIALSVIGLLMDDEDGFTKNDQNFALSVMLGIAFSANAGGIATVIGTPPNSVLIGLLENEYNIEISFLKWMTIGLPFAALMIGIIYVVLVKWMFPNRDLKFNASKEVIDQELKKLGPTSGKEKMVLAIFGVTVFLWIFRTLINSIFPGLGLSDTMISIFAAIALFSVPYNIKKGDFIIHWKDTSRLAWGILILFGGGLALAKGMSVSGIVDLVAGGIANSDISILLTASLLILLMLFMTELMSNVALVAVLAPVVAGIAIGLGVPMLYLLIPVTMASSCAFMLPMATPPNAIVFASGYVKVPQMARVGVVLNLIAVVMLILMFQFVIPLLF; encoded by the coding sequence ATGGAGCTGAGCAAAAAACTAGGACTTATATTGGGGCCTATTTTCTTTTTGGCCTGTACCTTCTTACCTATTGAACTGGTTTCACAAAAAGGAGATGCCGTAATAGCTGTGGCCCTTTGGATGCTTATTTGGTGGATTACCGAAGCGGTTTCCATATCGGTCACCGCGCTTTTGCCATTGCTACTGTTTCCTATGCTGAAAATATTGCCCATTGCAGAGGTGGGCGCCAACTATGGCAGTCCGATTATTTTCTTGTTCTTCGGCGGATTTGTATTGGCCCTGGCCCTTGAAAAAGTCAACCTACATCGAAGAATTGCCCTAAACATTATCCGATTGACCGGTACCACGCCCAATAAGGTGGTATTGGGCTTTATGATTGCTACGGCTGCTCTCAGTATGTGGATCAGCAATACGGCCAGCACGGTGGTCATGTTGCCGATTGCACTGTCGGTTATAGGCCTTTTGATGGACGATGAGGACGGTTTTACCAAAAATGACCAAAATTTTGCACTGAGCGTCATGCTCGGCATCGCTTTTTCTGCCAATGCCGGGGGCATTGCTACGGTAATCGGAACCCCTCCGAATTCAGTACTCATCGGCTTGTTGGAAAATGAATACAACATCGAGATATCGTTCTTAAAATGGATGACCATTGGCCTGCCCTTTGCCGCACTGATGATCGGCATCATCTATGTTGTGCTGGTCAAGTGGATGTTTCCAAACCGGGACCTAAAGTTCAACGCCTCAAAAGAGGTCATTGACCAAGAACTCAAAAAACTTGGCCCCACCTCGGGCAAAGAGAAAATGGTGCTGGCCATTTTTGGGGTTACCGTATTTCTTTGGATTTTCAGGACGCTCATCAACTCCATATTTCCAGGCTTGGGGCTCTCAGACACCATGATCAGCATATTCGCCGCCATTGCCCTGTTCTCGGTTCCCTATAACATCAAAAAGGGTGATTTTATCATTCATTGGAAAGACACCTCAAGACTGGCCTGGGGCATTCTGATTCTTTTTGGGGGTGGGCTGGCCCTTGCCAAGGGCATGTCGGTAAGCGGTATTGTCGACCTAGTGGCCGGGGGCATTGCCAACAGTGACATCAGTATTCTTTTGACCGCCTCGTTGTTGATATTGTTGATGCTTTTTATGACCGAATTGATGAGCAATGTGGCCTTGGTGGCCGTTTTGGCCCCGGTAGTGGCGGGCATTGCCATTGGCCTTGGGGTGCCGATGCTATATTTGCTCATTCCCGTGACCATGGCAAGCAGTTGCGCCTTTATGTTGCCCATGGCCACACCACCCAACGCCATTGTCTTTGCAAGTGGGTATGTTAAAGTGCCCCAAATGGCCCGTGTGGGGGTCGTGCTGAACCTGATTGCCGTGGTCATGTTGATTCTGATGTTCCAGTTTGTGATTCCGTTACTGTTCTAA
- the lysS gene encoding lysine--tRNA ligase yields MQLSEQEIVRREKLAKLREMGINPYPAELYPVDATSKSIKAEFEEGKKVVIAGRLMSRRIQGKASFAELQDSEGRIQVYFNRDEICPDDDKTLYNEVYKKLLDIGDIIGIEGELFKTKVGEKTVMVKNFKLLSKSLRPLPLPKTDAEGKVYDEFNDPELRYRQRYVDLVVNPSVKETFIKRTKITNSIREFFNERGYLEVETPILQPIPGGAAARPFVTHHNALNIPLFLRIANELYLKRLIVGGFDGVYEFSKDFRNEGMDRTHNPEFTVMELYVAYKDYNWMMETTEQLLEKVAIDSNGSTKVQVGDNLIDFKAPYPRVPILEAIKTHTGFDVAGMDEAGLRDVAKKLEIEVDDTMGVGKLIDEIFGEKCERHYVQPTFIIDYPKEMSPLTKEHRKNPALTERFELMVNGKELANAYSELNDPIDQRERFEEQLRLSEKGDDEAMFIDQDFLRALEYGMPPTSGIGIGIDRLVMLMTNNASIQEVLFFPQMRPEKKQVDLTEEEKTIMDILRPKGEMSLLELKELAGLSNKKWDKSTKNLSKLGLFEVKKTDDMLLAISKQS; encoded by the coding sequence ATGCAGTTATCTGAGCAAGAGATCGTACGAAGAGAGAAATTGGCCAAGTTGAGGGAAATGGGCATCAACCCATATCCTGCCGAGCTGTACCCTGTTGATGCCACTTCTAAAAGTATCAAAGCGGAATTTGAAGAAGGCAAAAAGGTGGTCATTGCAGGGCGCTTGATGTCACGTCGTATTCAGGGCAAGGCATCTTTTGCCGAGTTGCAAGACAGTGAGGGGCGAATACAGGTTTATTTCAACCGTGATGAAATCTGCCCTGACGACGACAAGACCCTCTACAACGAAGTCTATAAAAAATTGCTCGATATTGGGGATATCATTGGCATTGAGGGTGAGCTGTTCAAAACAAAGGTGGGTGAAAAAACGGTAATGGTCAAAAATTTCAAGCTGTTGAGCAAGTCGCTTAGGCCATTGCCGCTGCCAAAGACCGATGCCGAGGGCAAGGTGTACGATGAGTTCAACGACCCTGAACTGCGTTATCGCCAACGTTATGTGGATCTCGTGGTCAACCCATCGGTAAAGGAAACCTTTATCAAGCGTACCAAGATTACCAATAGCATCCGGGAGTTTTTCAACGAACGTGGTTATTTAGAGGTGGAGACGCCCATATTACAGCCCATTCCGGGAGGGGCCGCTGCACGACCCTTCGTAACGCACCACAACGCCCTGAACATACCCTTATTCCTGCGCATTGCCAACGAACTCTATTTGAAGCGGTTGATCGTGGGTGGTTTTGACGGGGTGTACGAATTTTCAAAAGATTTCCGTAACGAGGGCATGGACCGTACCCACAACCCTGAGTTCACGGTAATGGAGCTCTATGTGGCCTACAAAGATTACAACTGGATGATGGAAACCACTGAGCAATTGCTTGAAAAAGTGGCCATCGACTCCAATGGAAGCACAAAGGTGCAGGTCGGTGACAACCTTATTGACTTCAAGGCCCCTTACCCCAGGGTACCGATATTAGAGGCCATAAAAACCCACACGGGTTTCGATGTGGCCGGCATGGACGAAGCGGGACTTAGAGATGTGGCCAAAAAGCTAGAAATCGAGGTAGACGACACCATGGGAGTGGGCAAATTGATCGATGAGATCTTTGGTGAGAAATGTGAGCGCCATTACGTGCAGCCTACCTTTATCATCGACTATCCCAAAGAAATGAGCCCTTTGACCAAAGAACACAGAAAAAATCCGGCATTGACCGAACGCTTCGAGCTTATGGTCAACGGCAAAGAACTGGCAAACGCCTATTCTGAGCTGAACGATCCCATTGACCAGCGTGAGCGTTTCGAAGAACAATTGCGGCTTTCTGAAAAAGGTGATGACGAGGCCATGTTCATCGACCAAGACTTCTTAAGGGCCCTAGAATATGGTATGCCGCCCACTTCGGGCATCGGCATCGGCATTGACCGTTTGGTGATGCTCATGACCAACAACGCCTCTATTCAAGAAGTGCTGTTTTTTCCGCAGATGCGGCCCGAGAAAAAGCAGGTTGACCTGACCGAGGAAGAAAAAACCATCATGGATATCTTGAGACCGAAAGGCGAGATGTCCTTGCTTGAACTAAAAGAACTGGCTGGCTTGAGCAACAAAAAGTGGGACAAAAGCACCAAAAATCTTTCAAAACTGGGGCTGTTTGAAGTGAAAAAGACAGACGATATGCTACTGGCTATTTCAAAGCAATCTTAA
- a CDS encoding HEPN domain-containing protein, giving the protein MQDDIFTNYDRNIKRVKNLVKVYDVISSSKSGRKKVVESDILRSAAVLLHSSFEDFLRSILIWKAGSIKKEELDKIPLKGISNSGRPSKFLLGALKDHEEITVKELIIASVIDYSKFKSFSNIGEVKQAINLCGFEITEGIEKYSSTIQKLIQRRHKIVHEADRYDKPGSGNHRIRSISKKNINNWMTAIDMILRELLKQMRSS; this is encoded by the coding sequence ATGCAAGATGATATTTTCACCAACTATGACCGAAATATTAAAAGAGTAAAAAACTTAGTTAAAGTTTATGATGTTATATCATCAAGTAAATCAGGTAGAAAAAAAGTTGTAGAAAGTGATATATTGAGATCTGCCGCCGTCCTGTTGCACTCATCTTTTGAAGATTTTCTTAGAAGCATATTAATTTGGAAAGCTGGTTCTATAAAGAAAGAAGAGCTCGATAAAATTCCCTTAAAAGGGATTTCTAACAGTGGGCGACCATCAAAATTTTTATTAGGTGCTCTGAAAGACCATGAGGAAATTACGGTAAAAGAACTAATAATTGCTTCGGTTATTGACTATTCTAAATTTAAGAGTTTTAGCAATATCGGAGAGGTAAAACAAGCTATTAATCTTTGTGGTTTCGAAATAACCGAAGGTATTGAAAAATATTCTTCAACTATTCAAAAACTTATCCAAAGAAGGCATAAAATTGTTCATGAAGCCGATAGATATGATAAACCAGGTAGCGGCAATCATAGAATACGCTCTATTAGTAAGAAAAATATAAACAACTGGATGACTGCAATAGATATGATATTAAGAGAGCTGTTAAAGCAAATGAGATCTTCATAA
- a CDS encoding YqaE/Pmp3 family membrane protein has protein sequence MSFWRVLLAIIFPPLSVIGKGCGSFLIVLLLTFCGWVPGVIAALIILNNTN, from the coding sequence ATGAGTTTCTGGCGTGTCTTGTTGGCCATTATCTTTCCGCCCTTATCTGTTATCGGCAAAGGTTGCGGCTCGTTTCTTATTGTCTTACTTTTGACTTTTTGCGGGTGGGTGCCCGGGGTAATTGCGGCGCTCATCATTTTGAACAATACCAATTGA
- a CDS encoding leucine-rich repeat domain-containing protein produces MKPKKTAFLLVFLYVFTSSLTAQTYREFVALVEVYRNTKGHSWTETWDMNAPMTTWKGVTIKDGHVVGLDLSNNNLDGKIPLTLVNLKHLKHLDLSGNKLTGRIPGGIGRMAQLYTLNVANNNLSGRIPRGFSKLTKLKSLQLSNNQFDDFDGLEEIKKYQLAHFDMNTEFKHLQLLDPKSQNVRLANLEFEDIE; encoded by the coding sequence ATGAAACCTAAAAAAACTGCCTTCCTACTTGTATTTCTCTATGTTTTTACGAGTTCGCTAACCGCCCAGACCTATAGGGAATTTGTGGCACTCGTAGAAGTATACCGTAACACAAAAGGCCACAGTTGGACAGAGACTTGGGACATGAATGCCCCCATGACCACTTGGAAAGGAGTGACCATAAAAGATGGCCATGTAGTGGGGCTAGACCTCTCAAACAACAATTTGGACGGCAAAATACCGCTGACATTGGTCAATTTAAAGCATTTGAAGCACCTAGACCTTTCTGGAAATAAGTTAACGGGCCGTATACCTGGCGGTATTGGCAGAATGGCCCAACTCTATACCCTCAATGTTGCGAACAACAACCTATCGGGAAGAATTCCACGTGGTTTTTCGAAACTCACGAAACTGAAATCCCTACAATTGTCAAACAACCAATTTGATGATTTCGATGGTCTAGAGGAAATAAAGAAATACCAGTTGGCGCATTTTGACATGAATACCGAATTCAAACATTTGCAGCTGTTAGACCCAAAGTCGCAAAATGTGCGGTTGGCGAACCTTGAGTTTGAGGATATTGAATAA